The Miscanthus floridulus cultivar M001 chromosome 6, ASM1932011v1, whole genome shotgun sequence genomic interval cgctacctcgcccacacacggtcggacttggcattctccgtcggctatgtTAGTCGATTCATGCAGTGACCGACgatggagcaccagcaggctgtgaagaggatcatccgctacgttgtggGGACTCTCGACCATGGCCTCTACTGCCCTAGgagccctggggcggcacacttcatcgggtacagcgacagcgaccacgttggcgacatcgacaccagcaagagcacgagcgagatcctcttcttcctcggcaagtgccacgttagctggcagtcggtcaagcaacaggtggtggccctgtccagctgcgaggccaagtacatagcggcctccaccgcttcaactcaagcgctctggctcgctcgactgcttggtgattgtaacaacccaaaaatccactcaccaaaaatcacaactacaaaatttttgtttttgccctatgtgatgttgagtgacacatgtagaagcccaaccctagttttggattggatgtgacccaactaggttaaaatcataagcatagtttggttttatgccacatgtgtaattaaactcctaaataaataaatcatgcatgcatccttaatcccacttgtgatttggattcttttgccttatgtgatgtttaactaacttactaaatatttatgataaaccctaaccaaattggcaacaaataaaagagaaaggaaagaagagggagcagcagcagcccaggcctgctcggctttgCAAACCGGCCTCGCCTGCCCTTTTACGCGCACAGCCGCTGACAAGCCGACCTCGCTCGTCAGCCATCACGCGCAGCACGCAGCCACATCATGCCAAGTGCCTGacgacccgaccccgcttgtcagcacagtagcatcttcttcccctcacccacgcattctccaccacgcgaccgggagccgaccagcgtggcaggcacgggcccagggtcacgcaaattgcatgaccttgttcccccttgcgccgcgcctagGCTACCACACGCAAGCCATCGGATGCCccgcacgtatcaccaccgcccgatcgccgtccgccattggagcccttggggctcgactataaaagccaacgtccatGAGCCTAACCCTTAgcccgttcgccgccgccgctggtggcacagcaccagacagcgtcaagccgagagagagggaggagggagaagcaaggtggagaaggaagccgttgcggggaggacctcgccggagccaggagcgtcgccccgatcagctacagcgacgtagctgctcggcacggcactgcatcgcctcatcacggcctcgcctcgccaccgcaccgccatcctaccgccacgaaccctGCGGTAAGCcaacttgctgagaccacctccctagccaaatggaacgtgcaccgccatgatcggaaccttgctgaagcttcgagctccggcctagcccaactggttagctagggagaccgccatggccacgcttgctgAGACCCAGGACGCAtcgtgcgcgctgccatcagccaaaaggaggaccccagccatgacgttgtacatcggaACAAGAGCGCACATGCAcaggcacgctcaccatggccgagagcacaaccatggcgagactaCCGCATCTTCTACGTTGTGGTAAAGGCGATGTTGACACCCTGACTGGCTCCGCCATGATGAGAGACACACCACGCCcatcttagccgaggaagaagcccaccggagccctacgttgccgcaccgcacctcgtcggaatgccaccgcctctgttttgcccccaccatggccgtagaagcaccggggagctcacacgctcctccaactgggctctcgctaccactgcagccatGTCCATGCACACCGAcgaacccacgccgccgttcaccatggccggGACCCTATGAAGCCCCacccgccaccttgaccccactgcTGCACTCACCGAGGCATGGGAAAACTATTGCCTACCTTAATCGCGCACCAGTACCGCTCGAGAAGCTCGCCGGTGACtgcaccaccggcgggagcatgCTGGGGAAGAGGCAGGGGATTTTCCCCCTCGCCGACCATGACTacatcgaccacatcccgagcagctccgccgagcagctccgaccacgaccttgCCGACCACGactacgtcgaccacatcccgagcagctctgaccacgacctcgccgaccacgatcacatcgaccacatcccgagtagCTCCGCCGAGCAGCTCTGACCACAACCTTGCCGACCACGACTACGCCGACCATGTCccaagcagctccgccgagctccgaccacaaccacatcgtgcacgtgaaccgaaccctgggaaggagtaagtggaccgaGTCCTTCATAGactggctctgcggtctatggaccaatgtaggcgggttcaccatgaaccgcgcctcacctgcacccgtggatcacggcccgttagtggcccactAAGACAACGTGGTTgcaccagcgcgcgccacgtggcgggccaagcctggcccaaccagcccagtcaaggcccggcctgtattgaccattgatcGGTCAAACGGTGACCGctgaccggggccacatgtcagtgacaccgccatgcgggacccacctgtcagccgtgGTTTTGCtctgatgacatcatgctgatgtcagcatgccacgtggaccagtcacagcgtgacacgtgtcagcccaggattaaatcagtctttttccattttcaaagatgatgtaaactttggaaattcataactaattcatacgacctcagaaaaatacgaaaccagggccacaattcatctaaaatcgagctttacgcaatgaacccatgtttgagtgcatgtggttcttttgaattttcattgcttctttgtgctattctatagacgttgctaacgcgactataatatgaTTGTTGTAGACTccgaggagaaccagacggacgaggatcatgagtatcgtgaggagaacggagacgactacactgaaggtgccacatcccacccaatctcgtagcacctattacgcatggctaatatagaactgctattgctttactttacagttataatcatactaagataggacttgcatggtagtatgcttacttgatggccattaccttgacgcaaccttacccctgtataccctgctattaggctagacacacgcttactgcaatatttcattgcttatacttctactatgcttatactacattaatgcgtggtggaaactagtgttatttgggctatggggagagtgctgcgtgtgtgacttgggtatgtggagggtgagggttgtgtcgaccaacttggagtatacgacgagccttggggcaagtcttgccatggggtgctacctgggcacccctggaatggatacctgtggtgggtaaatggtatataaggtggtcctgggtgtgaacctgtgatgggaggagcctgggatggaggtgctgtggtggcatgataaatggaaaccctgataaagacattctggcttggtcatccctaaggacttactagtactcagactcaccgggaagccttacgtaccactcgccctatatggtgcgggacggccggactacttggtaggatattgccactactgctaggttggtagcgaacagtgtaaggaggtacggggcgcggaggatgcCCCCGCACCCTTTCGAGAATTCAGGGAGACCTTGTGGacttggctcatgactcacagttttagccgccctagactagacttagggtgtaccagggctgaatggtagagtggcattatcctaggctagcaagaggccagaatcagcccagttgacgacggtcagcgaagaaggcagatcttgtggttatgtaaaacctctgcagagtgtttggttgatcgatcgatacatatgccgacttgtcggttatggacctttcctgggtttcgcttaaactagatagtgagatgagtcattTTTCTtcctcccccgtgagagagtgtcggtcgtagccaggagctacgggccttgagacagtgtcgagagggagttggcctatcgactgagcgatggtatggttgtgatttggtgatggtgtggagatggtggtatatcgatcccatgatcgaaacctggctctggaaagggaatggggtggaatgtgcgtgggaatggtgttaaaacttgaccaactattattatatacttgatatgctattgcataggaaaccccagccttataggttcctttcgaatatatccgacttgcatccaatttccacaaaagcaatgctcatagggtaggagtggccagtataaatcgtactgataaattttggcacacaggttctgctgaggagtatagctccgaggagtttgacagttgaggggttcgtgcctacgctcaagtttggcgatcttatcttcaagctgttctgaatgaatgctacttttgattccgccaatgcggtgatgtaataaattatgtaattccacactatttgtactctgatattatcgttgtatggatgtggtattcgactggaaatttgggtaatatgatctacaacggtcttattacacttcgactctgtggattttccttcgcggaaatcaggtcgttttagttggtatcagagctatacttgaccataggatgaaaccctcagaaatggacgatagaataggacgtgaacagcccttctttcggttatataccgaccctgcattcacttttatgcaaggcttatctattattgacctgctaacacctgtttccttaaaacatacagatggcaacgaacgtcgactggccgcctctaggaccgctacctctagaccacgccaagcttaccttcgacctacgtgagctcgggggttttgcacagaccctctgccgagttctcgtcacgttaggagtccccgatgagcttgtcaaggtcacctgcaccgggaagccagctcaggaaggaggaatcaaaggactaattgtcacctcagtcgagttcccagctagcactaccttaccttctgtcctagctttcaccgagttgactatagaggacacagtcgaggagggactgcaagctatctcacacaaggcacttcgtagagtgatgagggaccactacgagcacctaaagacgacagagttccgtctacttccccaggccctcaacctcagccttacccctagtgagcagagtttcgcagccggcagagttatctttgccgaggaggatagatgccttcgtgtctcagctatccacctactggagcaggataggtacgtgacccagctggagcagaggagacgtcaggaccaggcccttctgtgggagtaccaggagcgagactcgcagggagcacaagagcgagctagtctacttgagatagttgccaagctacaggacgagctcaaccgtcgtgaagaagtccacagagccgaggtcaccgacttacaggacaaagccgccgacctaggcaacaggaactgctacctcgacagcaaggtcttggagttgcagagagagttggacgacaagaaggctgagttcaaccgcagaggagatagagaaaggtccaaagggattgatatgctgaaaatccaatctcggaacaagaccatgacccaagagctagaggagttcaggaagaaggccgttcgctaCCAGGGTCacttgatcgaggcactcaggcagaacgagtacctacaggacaagtgtgagaggacatggcaggcttggcagaagtctgataggaagcgcctcagggagatgaagggtatgtgggatcagctacccaaggagattcgtagcaagataaagcctaggatagaggagtttgagttagccccgactcgcctcaacctagacgcctgccctaccctacctagagccaagcctactgaggagctcgccgaggccttgaagtacgtgtcctgacttcacaagtctgacgaggagatcgagatcgagaacagtcgtatcccagctgcggtgtacgagttagagtagatgaccctgtgtggtcatgagtcatgtcagtggcttccataagttgtaccccatgatgtaccccttatgagatgtaatatgagacctTGTGCGTAGTACAATTCTcgcaagtcttcaagtgtagttactggagatgatgctatgtaataaaacccatgtaatgaatgttttggatcttattgcatcttatggatcttattgcttctttgtaatgaatgttggatagtataagtgtttttctttaaatcgttaaaatcatgtaatcatactaaactataagcacttatggcacaaacactaagattcctatgatccgtgttgcagatgccgaaccgccgatctaatcgtctaatgaaccatggacgtgcgcccacccccgaaccagtcgaaccgaatggggggcatggtggcaacaaccgtggtagtggccgtggccatggacgtggagggatacccttcaacctagagaacaCCCCGCCgtctgaggagaacattccaccaccgccaccaccaaacctggcagaagtgatggcacaacagactcaacttcttgcagctcttgttaacaGAGCAAACCGTCGcaagggaggtcagcagaatgacttccaaaggaagctggaaggatttctgaagctaaggccacccacctatgatggcaccgaccctgaccctcttgtagccgatgactggctcaaggagatggagaagaagcttgacctcactaccttcaccgacgatgagtgtgttggagctgccacacaccagctcacaggtgcagcatgtgcctggtgggacagtttcagtgattcccatgaggaccctgccaacatctcgtgggatgagttcgccaaagcattcactgagtatcacattcccaagggtatcatggaggccaaagctgaggagttccgcaacatcaagatgggaaaggacagggtgactgagtacactactcgtttcaccaatcttcttcgctatgcaccttcctatgttgtgaactctgagaaggggaagctgtactattactgcaagggacttaacccgcacatcaagctgaagtttggtggtattgagagtaacacgttgcgtgctctggtggatcgctgcatccagatcaaGAAAGATCGTGCTGAAGCTGgggaggagtacagggagagaaagcgtaagcctgaggagtctttctgtggacgtgatcgcaagaggttccgcagagatgcaccatccaagtaacgctctcgccacaacagggataacaaccctggatcgagtaggggtagtggagggtacaccaccaaatactcccgccctgctcaggatcgttacacccgggaccgttatgctcaagaccgcaacactcaggaccgtttcaaccgtccccgctcagcgaatgaatgccTAGCACAGAACCGCCctacaccaagcactagaaactggaaggcacccgcgccaacccctacaggtggtacgcctttcacctgcttcgcttgtggccaaccaggtcacaaggccgctgagtgcccacagaactcagccgctcagaagtctcagttcaagggatctgctacccgtggacgtctcaaccatctagacgccgaggaagcacaggttgcccctgacgttgtgtacggtatgtttttagttaatggcaatactgcaacaattctatttgactctggagcaacttgttcttacatatcatccaagtttgcacgagaacatgacctacctgtaaccctacgtgaaaagcctatcatcaccagttcacctttaggagacctaaagtgcacccacatctgtaagggagtgagtcttaccattgagggtcttatctttaaagccgacctaaccctgttaccttccacaaacatagatgtcatcttaggtatgaattggttaaccattcactgaggtatcatataatgttcacctagatacgtccaagtgacctacccatcaggccaagttattagatgtgaaccccagtccgaaaagtccacttctatcatgtgtgcccttaaagccagttcagaatcacagaaggAGGACAAGACAGTTCAtaatgtgcctatggtcagagactaccCCGATGTATttcctaaagaattaccgggcaTGCCAACAGACCGTGATgtggagttcatcattgatcttttgccgggaacaggattcattgccaagagaccctatcgcatgtcagttgatgaactggccgagctcaagaaatagcttgatgagcttatctcgaagggatataacagacccagtgcttcaccctagggatcccccgttctatttgttaagaaggatggctcgatgagaatgtgcattgattaccgaaacttgaacgcagtcaccatcaagaacacgtaccccctgccaaggattgatgatctgcttaatcagcttcgaggtgccaggtatttctccaagattgatctcagatctggctatcatcagatgaagattcgagagagtgacatcctgaagacagcttttgtgactaggtatgggcagtttgagttcaccgtggtgtcctttagactcacgaatgctcccgcatacttcatgaacatgatgaataaggttttcatgaatgaactggaaaagttcatggtagtattcattgatgacatccttgtctattcacccaccgctgaagaacacgaacatcatctgagaactgtgcttgagaaactagcccaacatcagctctacgtaaagttcagtaaatgcgaattttggctacacgaagttgccttcctaggccatgtactatcagctgaaggtgtcatagttgacccagccaagattgaagctgtgaaagagtgggatcaaccccgtaatgtgacagaaatcagaagtttcttgggattggctggatactatcgccgattcattgaaaacttctccaagatagctcgttTAATGACCAACctcctgaagaagactaaggagttcgAATGGGCGcccgagtgtgaacaaagcttccaggaattgaaacaaaagcttaccacaactcctgtgctagcattgcctgatatcagcaaagatttcgtagtctattgtgatgcatcccgtcaaagacttggttgtgtactgatgcaagatggaagagtgatagcatatgcgtctcgacaactgaaagaacacaagaaccgttaccctactcatgatctagagttagcagcagttgtgcatgccttgaagatctggagacactacttgataggcaacaagtgtgatatctatacggatcacaagagcttgaagtactttttcactcaggaagatctaaatatgaggcaacgtcgatggctagagttgatcaaggactatgacctagaaattcactatcatccgggaaaagctaatgtagtcacagatgctctcagtcgcaagagttactgtcacactttgatcactgaattcataccacctgagctcaaggaagagattgaagatttgcAACTTGAGATAttaccgcatgacttgttgaatgagctccgcatacagtatgatctcacagatcacattcgtcaagcttagaaaaattgtgaagagatcgaatatctccatggtctgatgaaactaggctacaagaccaaccaccatgaagatgaacaaggaaccatctggttcaaggacataATCTGTGTCCCTTCTGATCCAGCACTATGAGAGGAAGTTCTATCAGAAGcacatgattctaagtactgtattcaccctggaggttcaaagatgtatcaagacttgaagaaacacttttggtggaaaggcatgaagacaaacattgcgggacatgtggcacgatgtgacacctataatagagtcaaggctaaacatcaaaggcctgtaggattgctgaagcctcttgacgttcccaagtggaaatgggagagcatatccatggatttcatagttggattgccccattcacagaaagacaatgattccatctgggtgattattgattgtttgaccaagattgctcactttgtaccagttaagaccaagaccaatgccgaaaaaatagcagatctatatgttgagcatattctcagactgcatggagctccctctagtattgtatctgatcgtggtccttagtttgtgtcctgattctgggaagctctgcacaagtccattggaaccaaacttgatttcagtaccgcttatcacccacagacagatggacagatagaacgagtaaatcagatcttagaagacatgctttgcgctagtgtactgaattatggctctgattgggagaaataccTACCctattgtaacaacccaaaaatccatacactaaaaataccaactataaaatttttcttaaaacccccatgtgatgatgagagacatttgtaggagctaaccctaagtgttgcattagtcctcatcaccttgaatttattttaccacatagcgtacatcaagttgcattacattcaacatggtgatttggactcttttgccttatgtgatgtttaactaacttactcaatatttatgataaaccctaaccaaattggcaataaataaaagagaaaggaaagaacagggagcagcagcagcctaggCCTGCTCGACCTTGCGAACCAGCCCGCCTGCCCTCCTACTCGTGCACGTGGcccacgaagccggcccagcatcaCCCTACCGCCCGCGTGGGCACAAGCCGCTGACGAGCTGGACCCGCCCATCAGTCGTCACGCACTGCACGCCGCCGCATTAGGACAAGCTAACAAATGGGCCCCCTCTGACAGCCGCACAGCAAcagggtcttcttcctccccatgccAACCTCTCCCACACGACCGGGAGCCGACCAGCGTGGCAGGcgtgggcccagggtcacgcaaatcgcatgaccttgttcccccttgtgCCGCGCCTATGC includes:
- the LOC136461471 gene encoding uncharacterized mitochondrial protein AtMg00860-like, whose protein sequence is KFMVVFIDDILVYSPTAEEHEHHLRTVLEKLAQHQLYVKFSKCEFWLHEVAFLGHVLSAEGVIVDPAKIEAVKEWDQPRNVTEIRSFLGLAGYYRRFIENFSKIARLMTNLLKKTKEFEWAPECEQSFQELKQKLTTTPVLALPDISKDFVVYCDASRQRLGCVLMQDGRVIAYASRQLKEHKNRYPTHDLELAAVVHALKIWRHYLIGNKCDIYTDHKSLKYFFTQEDLNMRQRRWLELIKDYDLEIHYHPGKANVVTDA